From the Papaver somniferum cultivar HN1 chromosome 2, ASM357369v1, whole genome shotgun sequence genome, the window AGCATCAAGTGTTCGAATCGAACTTTTCAAAACTTACGGAAGTACACTTGCCGGTCTTAGAGTGAGTACCATTAAAAGAGTTAGTCCAGAATGATCTGAAAAAAACTTCATAATGATTCTAACTTAACCGTATTGATTCTTTGTTAACGTAGGCTTTGGGACATGATATTGATGCAGATGATTATCACAGGTAAAATTGATCGAAACTCGAGCAGAGTTGAAGTTAAATTATGATTAGGAAAGTCCATGGAcggctatatatatataacttatgTTGctgttttcttatatttttttttcagttACGTACACGGAAAGTTGCCTTATGAGCTGATCAAACCAGATATTCAATTACGTGATCTTATTCGAAGCATTCCTCAAAGAAAACTCGTAAGTTACTATATTTTTATTTGCATTTCCTTTTTAAAAATCTTGCTGGCGCCTTGCTCGATCAtttttttgatcactaaaattttgtttgtgttttcttttttgggCAGATTTTTACAAACTCAGATAGAAATCACGCGGTAAAAGTATTAGAGAAGTTGGGATTAGAAGGTTGTTTCGAACAAATTATATGTTTCGAATCAATTAATCCAGACCTAACCAAATCAAATGATCCTAGAGCATATCCTGTTTGTTTGAAACCATCGATTGATGCTATGAAAATTGCGATCGACATTGCAAACGTTGACCCCCGTCGCACGGTATGTATTTATTATGGTCTCATTTCATTTCGTTGTTGGTGTTCCTTTTATTTGTCGGTCTGTTTTTGACTTTTGACTTTTCCCTTTTAATGTTGACGTAACGTTTTTCACGTTTTTCGTTCAGCTGTTTCTGGACGATAACGTTCATAATATCGCTTCTGGCAAATCTCTTGGCCTTCACACTGTTCTGGTAAATTATTAAGGAATTTGTTTCATTtctgtttcaggaaaaatgatatttttattttttttaatttttacctaATTTTACCCAATGAAAATGAGAGAGTGAAAGTGTCAAATTTTTCTGAAACGCAATGATATACGTTTCTTAACTTGCACCTTGATAGCAACAATCtctgaaaaaaaatattttttttttggattggaTGATTTTTATGAAGGTGGGAAAGGCGATGAAAACAAAAGAAGCTGATTATGCAGTGGAAAACATTGTGAATCTCAAGCGAATGGTTCCACAGATATGGCTCAAGACTACCGCTGCTCCTTCAAGTGTACGTGACAGTGGAGATAAAAGGATGTCACGTACCAGGTCCAGATGTGACATTGAAGCTACCATCTCTAACGCGACAGCTGTCGGGGCTTAATAATAATAATGTAATAACGGTTGTTGTTGGGTCATTTTTCTATGTACATATTTTCATGTGTCTTGTTCATATGTACATTTTCCGTTTCTAAATAATCAATCACTTGTAATATTTGCTTAACttttaggaaaataaaaacaagttGTATTTTTATCTGGTAAAAGATTTGACAGGTTTCCTATTCAGATCATTGATATCATTACAGATTTTTCTTTCTCTCGGGACACCTTATGAAGTAAAACTTATGAGCCGCatatttctcaaaacaaacaaCTGTGCTTataaattgaaataaaattgGAAAGTAATTTAAAAGGACTTATTTGACGAGTTTTGTCTTGGGTTTATGTGATCGGGAACTCAAAATTAAATCATTTGGTGATGGATGACATATTATATGAATGTTGCAAACGTGTCATATCTTATCCATCCAACTAGATTATATTCGACAAACAGATGATAGTGATGGACATCACCACGAAAGCACCATCAGCCAAGCATTAAGCTTAGCTAAGTGATCAGACTCATCACCCACTAATCATCTCTATTTCTGCATTACAATTTTGTGGTATTCCGAAATCAAATTTCAAAGGGATCTTAAGCTCTCGCAATTTTTTTAAAACAGATATGGATGGACGTCGCCAAATGTCCACTAGTCAGCAATGAATTACAAATCTTCTCACATTTTTCACATCAACAAAATCATCAACAGATAAGCACTAGCTGAGTCATCGACCACCACTCCAGCGGTCCAGCCATATTTCTTTAGTCTGATTCTGTGAACACTATCTGACGATTCAATCTGATTTTTTGGTTTAGTTTCCGGAGCCATATATTGGGCTTGGAAAAATTACTTCTCCGCAGGAATGCGGCAAATGATTCTTTTTTGTTGCAAAAAGTATTAGTGCCACCTCATACCGTACGAACAGTTTtttggggtggggggggggggggggggatttttTTTGGTTGTCTACCGAGAATGATTCTGTTTGTTGAGTGAACATTAGGTGTAATGTCAAGTTAGTTGGTGCTTTATGTATCTGTTTCTGTTATTGTTCATTTTTGGCATCAAAATTTTGGGAATAATGGAGATGCAAATTCATGTGCAGAGATAGTATACTTGTTGTTAGTCATAAACAGTTGGTCTTAAAACTCGGTTTAGTCATCAACTTCTATTTTCCTAGGTCCATTGTATAATTCGCGTGGGAGCATGATAAGTGGAACATTTTCACATGCTACCAGCCATTACACAAAAGTGTCAAGAAACCGGCAAATACATGGATGCAGGTACCCACCGATTTTTGATACTCTTTTTCACCCAATCAATTACTTAAGCTTTAGAAGCAAACCGTGGGTTAGGTATCATATGGAGCAGACGACTCCTTGGAATCTTTGAAATGCAAAAAACACAGCCGAATTTGGGATCTTGGGATTCTCAGATGCCTTGTATTCTTTTCCTTTCATGGTCAGTCAGAACCTTGTTTTGGTCCTTCTAAATCAAAAGAATCCCTGGGATTTGTAAATCCACGGtctaaatctttaaaaaaaaaactgcaacTATCAAATCTTCAATAACTATGTGGACGGTAATTTCGATTCGGTGTTGGCACTTATAAATAAAAGCTTAAACTAGAACTACATAATAGTGGTACCTCATTTGGTAGTTAACTCTGCACGCATGGGTTCCCTTGGCATATGTCTGTCAGTACTCTTCGGTTTCGTTTTGCTTACATGGGATTCAACGGTGATCATCCAAACAAATGCAATGCCACCACCATCGCCAGTGAAATGCGACAGAAATGGCTGCACACTCTACAATGCATACGGTGTTTGGGACGATAGGAGGGACTGTCGGGCTCAAAGAGTAGTTTTCCCTGAAACAGAAGAAGAATTACTATTAGCTGttgctcaagcaaataagaagaaACTGAAAGTTAAAATTGTGACAGGATTCTCTCACAGTATACCAAAACTGGCATGCCCACTTCGGAATTCATCAATACTTATAAGTACTGCAAAATATAACTCAGGCATAGAAATTGATGTTAACAATATGACTGTTACAGTTGATTCAGGTGTAGGTTTACGAAGTTTGATCGATAAAGTCGAAGAAGCTGGGTTGAGTTTAGTCGTTTCTCCGTACTGGGAGGGATTGAGTATTGGAGGAATTGTAAGTACTGGAGCTCATGGAAGTTCATGGTGGGGAAAAGGAGGGGCAGTTCATGATCATATTGTTGGCATTAGTGTCATTGTTGCTGCAAACGAGTCGGACAGTTACGCAAAAATTATTCAACTTGATGCTCAAAATCCTCTCTTTAATGCGGCAAGAATATCTCTTGGGATGTTGGGTGCAATCTCAAAGGTAAATTTTAGCTCTACCAGTTTTTTACTAGCTTCTATGTGGCATATGCATCCTCCAATATATGACTATACATGTAGGTAAAGATCTCGCTGGAAGCTGGATTCAAAAGAAGCATTACAAACGTATACCAGAATGACACCAATTTGGAGGATGAAGTCATGGATCTTGCAGTTGCACATGAATTTGCAGATATCACTTGGTATCCTTCCTTTCGTACTACAGTATACAGGAAGGATGATAGAGTTCCCTCGAACACTTCGGGTAATGGAATCAATGACTTCATAGGCTTTCAACCTACTCCTATCTTCCTTTCTGAATCTACCAGGTCTGCAGGTAAAAAAATTCATGGCACATGCCAAATTTTTTTGGCTTGCCCAACTTCTTTTACATGCATTTGTTGCAATAACGTTGATAATTCCGAACTGTAATTAAACAGAAGAAAATGTGGAGAAGACACGAGATATTGAAGAGCAGTGCGAATTGGCATCTACACTTGTAGGATACAAGAAATCATTAGCCAATGGTTTGAAAAACGACGGAGTTAGTTTCACTGGATACCCAGTCGTGGGTCGTCAAGGAAGAATGCAGGCTTCCGGTTCTTGTTTATATTCACCAAAATTGACCCAAAGTACATGTGTATGGGATCGAAGAATCAAAGGATTGTTTTTCTATGAATCAGGAGCTGTATTTCCAGCTTCAAATTTTGGAGACTTCATTCGAGACGTAAAAAAACTAAGAGATCTTAAGCCAAGCAACTTTTGTGGCCTAGACATGTACATCGGCTTTTTAATGCGTTTTATCAAGGCTTCCGAAGCATATTTAGGCCACCCTGAGGATTCCATTGCAGTTGATTTCACTTACTATCGGGCCAATGATCCCTCAACTCCAAGAATGaatcaagatattttggaagaaaTAGAACAACTGGCCTTCTTTAAGTACAGTGCAAAACCTCATTGGGCTAAAAATAGAAACCTTGCATTCTTTGGTGTGAAAGAGAAATATCCTAAGTTCAGTAAGTTTCttgaagcaaagaaggtgttggatCCTGGAAACATGTTTTCTACTGACCTGTTGGATGAGATAGTTTTCGGGATAGAATCCGCAAATGCTGCGGGATGTGCAATGGAAGGACAATGCATCTGTTCTGAAGATAAGCACTGTAATCCTAGGCTGGGATATTTATGCCAACCAGGCCTTGTATATACTGCAGCTAAAGTTTGCAGGCCTTCAGTTTAGTTTCCTCACATGGCCATACCAATTCTTGGCACCAGTAATTTAGTCATTGTTCAATAATCCTTTATAAGCTATTACTACCGCTGCGATTCTTGTAAATGTGCTAACTAAAGTTTTATAAAGTGAATGCAACACACTAGAAATTGCCTGAAATCCAACTCTCGGTCAGCAAAATATTAGGACGGCACCGAGCATTTTATTGAGAATATAAACTTAAAATGACAACTGAATTACAATTCCGTTTCGTCAGGCCAATTAAGAAGTTGAAAACCTACATACTCTTGCTTTATTATATATAATGCCTGGTTTGCAAAGATATCCCTTGCTTGGATTACAATGCTTATCTTCTGAACATATGCACAGCCCTTCCATTGCGCAACCCTCGGCTTTTGCTGCTTCATTTCCAGAAAGTATCTCATCAGACCAATCACCAGAGAACATATTTTCAGGATCCAGTTGTTTCTTTGCTTTAAGAAACTTACCAAAATTAGGATACTTCTGTTGCACACCCAAGAAGACGAGATTCCTGTTCTTGGCCCAATGTGGCCTTGCCCCATACTTAAAGAATGCAATTTGCTCCACCTCTTCCCATACATCTTGATTCAGCCTTGGTGTTGAAGCCTCGTTAGCTCTGTAATAAGTGAATTGGACGACAACGGAATCCTCTGGTTGGCCTAGATATGCGTCAGAAGCCTTAACGAAACGCATTAGGAACCCGTAGTATATGTCAGCCCCACATAAATGTTCTGGTTTCAGA encodes:
- the LOC113353641 gene encoding uncharacterized protein LOC113353641, producing MDMFCKSVRETNTSSPFDCLLFDLDDTLYSSNTGIGAALKTDIDDFLVEKFGYSSDKASSVRIELFKTYGSTLAGLRALGHDIDADDYHSYVHGKLPYELIKPDIQLRDLIRSIPQRKLIFTNSDRNHAVKVLEKLGLEGCFEQIICFESINPDLTKSNDPRAYPVCLKPSIDAMKIAIDIANVDPRRTLFLDDNVHNIASGKSLGLHTVLVGKAMKTKEADYAVENIVNLKRMVPQIWLKTTAAPSSVRDSGDKRMSRTRSRCDIEATISNATAVGA
- the LOC113348226 gene encoding L-gulonolactone oxidase 3-like — encoded protein: MGSLGICLSVLFGFVLLTWDSTVIIQTNAMPPPSPVKCDRNGCTLYNAYGVWDDRRDCRAQRVVFPETEEELLLAVAQANKKKLKVKIVTGFSHSIPKLACPLRNSSILISTAKYNSGIEIDVNNMTVTVDSGVGLRSLIDKVEEAGLSLVVSPYWEGLSIGGIVSTGAHGSSWWGKGGAVHDHIVGISVIVAANESDSYAKIIQLDAQNPLFNAARISLGMLGAISKVKISLEAGFKRSITNVYQNDTNLEDEVMDLAVAHEFADITWYPSFRTTVYRKDDRVPSNTSGNGINDFIGFQPTPIFLSESTRSAEENVEKTRDIEEQCELASTLVGYKKSLANGLKNDGVSFTGYPVVGRQGRMQASGSCLYSPKLTQSTCVWDRRIKGLFFYESGAVFPASNFGDFIRDVKKLRDLKPSNFCGLDMYIGFLMRFIKASEAYLGHPEDSIAVDFTYYRANDPSTPRMNQDILEEIEQLAFFKYSAKPHWAKNRNLAFFGVKEKYPKFSKFLEAKKVLDPGNMFSTDLLDEIVFGIESANAAGCAMEGQCICSEDKHCNPRLGYLCQPGLVYTAAKVCRPSV